One Clostridia bacterium DNA segment encodes these proteins:
- a CDS encoding serine hydroxymethyltransferase has product MPAFDMPDLRAIDPEIARLIDAEAARQESHLELIASENFVSRAVLDALGSVLTNKYAEGYPGRRYYGGCAFVDEIEEIARSRAKRLFNAEHANVQPHSGAQANMAAYAAVLQPGDTILGMNLSHGGHLTHGSPVNFSGQLYKIVPYGVDRETERIDYDEVARLAAEHRPKMIVAGASAYPRTIDFARLAAIAREHEAVLMVDMAHIAGLVAAGLHPSPVPHADFVTSTTHKTLRGPRGGFVLTSARWQKEIDRAVFPGIQGGPLEHVIAAKAVCFLEASRPAFQAYQRRVVANAQELGRTLEEAGLRLVSGGTDTHLLLVDLRPLGITGKDAEAWLDAVGITVNKNTIPFDDKKPTVTSGIRIGTPAVTTRGMGAEEMRAIGRWIADVLHSKGDPGVQDRVRRQVRDLCAAFPLYSRRRSAW; this is encoded by the coding sequence ATGCCCGCCTTCGACATGCCAGACCTGCGCGCGATCGACCCGGAGATCGCGCGCCTGATCGACGCGGAAGCCGCCCGGCAGGAATCGCACCTGGAGCTCATCGCGTCCGAGAATTTCGTGAGCCGCGCCGTGCTCGACGCGCTCGGCTCCGTCCTCACGAACAAGTACGCGGAGGGGTACCCCGGAAGGCGGTACTACGGCGGGTGCGCGTTCGTCGACGAGATCGAGGAGATCGCGCGCAGCCGCGCGAAGCGGCTCTTCAACGCCGAGCACGCCAACGTGCAGCCGCACTCGGGCGCGCAGGCCAACATGGCCGCGTACGCCGCCGTCCTGCAGCCCGGGGACACCATCCTGGGCATGAACCTGTCCCACGGAGGCCACCTCACGCACGGCAGCCCGGTCAACTTCTCCGGCCAGCTGTACAAAATCGTGCCGTACGGCGTCGACCGGGAAACGGAGCGCATCGACTACGACGAGGTCGCGCGCCTCGCCGCGGAGCACCGGCCGAAGATGATCGTGGCGGGCGCCAGCGCCTACCCCCGGACGATCGACTTCGCCCGGCTCGCCGCCATCGCGCGCGAGCATGAAGCCGTGCTGATGGTCGACATGGCGCACATCGCGGGGCTCGTCGCCGCCGGACTCCACCCGAGCCCCGTGCCTCACGCGGACTTCGTGACCTCGACGACGCACAAGACCCTGCGCGGGCCGCGAGGCGGGTTCGTGCTGACGTCCGCGCGCTGGCAGAAGGAGATCGACCGCGCCGTGTTCCCCGGCATTCAGGGCGGCCCGCTGGAGCACGTCATCGCCGCCAAGGCGGTCTGTTTCCTGGAAGCCTCCAGACCGGCGTTCCAAGCCTATCAGCGGCGCGTGGTCGCGAACGCGCAGGAGCTGGGCCGGACGCTGGAGGAAGCCGGGCTGCGCCTCGTCTCGGGGGGCACCGACACGCACCTCCTGCTCGTCGACCTGCGCCCGCTGGGCATCACGGGCAAGGATGCGGAGGCCTGGCTGGACGCCGTCGGCATCACCGTGAACAAGAACACGATCCCGTTCGACGACAAGAAGCCCACCGTGACGAGCGGCATCCGCATCGGCACGCCGGCCGTGACGACGCGCGGCATGGGGGCGGAGGAGATGCGGGCCATCGGGCGATGGATCGCGGACGTCCTGCATTCGAAGGGGGACCCGGGCGTGCAGGATCGCGTGCGCCGTCAGGTGCGCGACCTGTGCGCGGCCTTCCCCCTGTACAGCCGGAGGCGGAGCGCTTGGTGA
- the gcvPB gene encoding aminomethyl-transferring glycine dehydrogenase subunit GcvPB has product MSEGQDRLTGARGLVGLPEPTIYDRSRPGRRGVRPPRPDVPVRPLEALAEGAPLRKDPPLLPEVSEHQVVRHYTRLSQLNYAVDTGFYPLGSCTMKYNPRINEEMAGLPGFAHLHPAVPEEAAQGALQLMWELEQYLAEIAGMARVSLQPAAGAQGELCGMLIIRAYHESRGERRRKVLVPDSAHGTNPATAAMIGFDVVEVASDARGGVDLDDLSRHLDGDVAALMLTNPNTLGLFDENIVEIAKRVHAVGGLLYYDGANANAIMGVSRPGDMGFDVVHFNLHKTFSTPHGMGGPGSGPVGVKEALVPFLPVPLVERKGDRFTLDYDRPQSIGRLRSSYGNFGVLVRAYTYIRALGAEGLRRVSEDAVLNANYLLHLLREDFAVPFDRLCMHEFVVSATPVKQRTGVRALDIAKRLLDYGYHSPTVYFPLIVDEAMMIEPTETETKETLDDFARALKAIVAEAEENPETLRQAPTRTPVRRLDEAGAARRPVVRIDRP; this is encoded by the coding sequence ATGAGCGAAGGTCAGGACCGGCTCACCGGAGCGCGGGGGCTGGTGGGCCTGCCCGAGCCGACGATCTACGACCGCAGCCGCCCCGGCCGGCGGGGCGTGCGCCCGCCGCGTCCGGACGTGCCCGTGCGGCCGCTGGAGGCGCTCGCGGAGGGGGCGCCGCTGCGCAAGGATCCTCCGCTCCTGCCGGAAGTGAGCGAGCACCAGGTCGTGCGCCACTACACGCGGCTGTCGCAGTTGAACTACGCCGTGGACACGGGGTTTTACCCGCTCGGCTCCTGCACGATGAAGTACAACCCGCGCATCAATGAGGAGATGGCGGGCCTGCCGGGGTTCGCGCACCTCCATCCGGCCGTTCCGGAGGAGGCCGCGCAGGGTGCGCTCCAGCTCATGTGGGAGCTGGAGCAGTACCTCGCCGAGATCGCCGGCATGGCACGCGTCAGCCTGCAGCCGGCCGCCGGCGCGCAGGGCGAGCTGTGCGGGATGCTGATCATCCGGGCATATCACGAGTCCCGGGGCGAGCGCCGGCGCAAGGTGCTCGTGCCGGACTCGGCGCACGGAACGAATCCGGCGACGGCCGCGATGATCGGCTTCGACGTCGTCGAGGTCGCGTCGGACGCCCGCGGCGGGGTGGACCTGGATGACCTGTCCCGTCACCTCGACGGGGACGTGGCGGCCCTCATGCTGACGAACCCGAACACGCTCGGCCTGTTCGACGAGAACATCGTCGAGATCGCGAAACGCGTCCACGCCGTCGGGGGGCTGCTCTACTACGACGGCGCGAACGCCAACGCCATTATGGGCGTGTCGCGTCCGGGCGACATGGGTTTCGACGTCGTCCACTTCAACCTGCACAAGACGTTCTCCACGCCGCACGGCATGGGCGGGCCCGGCTCGGGCCCCGTGGGCGTGAAGGAGGCGCTCGTGCCCTTCCTGCCGGTGCCGCTCGTGGAGCGCAAGGGCGACCGCTTCACGCTCGACTACGACCGTCCGCAGTCGATCGGCCGGCTGCGCTCCTCGTACGGCAACTTCGGCGTGCTCGTCCGCGCCTACACGTACATCCGCGCGCTCGGCGCCGAGGGGCTGCGCCGCGTCAGCGAGGACGCGGTGCTGAACGCGAACTACCTCCTGCACCTCCTGCGCGAGGACTTCGCGGTGCCGTTCGACCGGCTCTGCATGCACGAGTTCGTCGTCTCGGCGACGCCCGTCAAGCAGCGCACGGGCGTGCGGGCGCTGGACATCGCCAAGCGGCTGCTCGACTATGGATACCACTCGCCGACCGTGTACTTCCCGCTCATCGTCGACGAGGCCATGATGATCGAGCCGACCGAGACCGAGACGAAGGAGACGCTGGACGACTTCGCCCGGGCGCTGAAGGCGATCGTCGCCGAAGCCGAGGAGAACCCCGAGACGCTCCGCCAGGCGCCCACGCGGACGCCGGTCCGCCGCCTGGACGAAGCCGGCGCCGCGCGCCGTCCCGTCGTCCGCATCGACCGTCCGTAA
- the gcvPA gene encoding aminomethyl-transferring glycine dehydrogenase subunit GcvPA: MVYAPHTDEDRQAMLAALGLSSVEELFRDIPEEVRLRRPLRIPEGESEAGLRRLLGGLARRNASADRYVCFIGGGVYDHYIPAAIPPLLSRGEFLTAYTPYQPEVSQGTLQSILEFQTMICALTGMDVANASMYDGASAAAEAALMAVDVSGRDRLLVPRTVSPDVRETVRTYLSGRGYGLDEIDVAEGLLAPQRLAEALTDRHAAVIVGYPNFFGVVEDLAGLVRVAHERGVLVIAYCDPIALGLFESPGALGADIVVGDGQALGNPMNFGGPSFGFFAAREAFLRRMPGRIAGRTVDRDGTPGCVLTLQTREQHIRRARATSNICTNNALNALAATIYLSLLGPQGLREVAEACLQNAHYAAERLEAAGARLAFRAPFFKEFLVELPCPPEDVIRLGLQRGILAGRRVSREYPNLDRHLLVAVTEQRTREEIDALAGLVEEAIR, from the coding sequence ATGGTGTACGCTCCGCACACGGACGAAGACCGTCAGGCGATGTTGGCCGCCCTCGGCCTGTCTTCGGTCGAGGAGCTGTTCCGCGACATCCCCGAGGAAGTGCGCCTCCGGCGGCCGCTGCGGATCCCTGAGGGCGAGAGCGAGGCGGGACTGCGCCGCCTTCTGGGCGGGCTGGCCCGTCGCAACGCGTCCGCCGACCGATACGTCTGCTTCATCGGCGGCGGCGTGTACGATCACTACATCCCCGCCGCGATCCCGCCGCTCCTGTCCAGGGGCGAGTTCCTGACCGCCTACACGCCGTACCAGCCTGAGGTGAGCCAGGGCACGCTGCAGTCCATCCTGGAGTTCCAGACGATGATCTGCGCCCTGACGGGCATGGACGTGGCGAACGCCTCCATGTACGACGGCGCGTCGGCCGCGGCGGAGGCCGCGCTGATGGCCGTGGACGTGTCCGGCCGCGACCGGCTCCTCGTGCCGCGCACCGTCTCGCCGGACGTGCGCGAGACCGTGCGCACCTACCTCTCCGGGCGGGGGTATGGCCTGGATGAGATCGACGTCGCGGAGGGGCTCCTCGCCCCGCAGCGACTCGCTGAGGCGCTCACGGACCGGCACGCGGCGGTGATCGTCGGCTACCCGAACTTCTTCGGCGTCGTCGAGGACCTGGCCGGCCTGGTGCGCGTCGCGCACGAGCGGGGGGTGCTCGTCATCGCCTACTGCGACCCGATCGCCCTGGGCTTGTTCGAGAGCCCCGGCGCGCTGGGGGCCGACATCGTCGTCGGCGATGGCCAGGCGCTGGGCAACCCGATGAACTTCGGCGGACCCTCGTTCGGCTTCTTCGCCGCCCGCGAGGCCTTCCTCCGCCGCATGCCGGGACGCATCGCGGGGCGCACCGTGGACCGGGACGGCACGCCGGGCTGCGTGCTGACGTTGCAGACGCGGGAGCAGCACATTCGCCGCGCCCGGGCGACCTCGAACATCTGCACGAACAACGCGCTGAACGCGCTGGCGGCGACGATCTACCTCTCGCTGCTCGGCCCGCAGGGGCTGCGCGAGGTGGCGGAGGCGTGCCTGCAGAACGCCCACTACGCCGCGGAGCGCCTGGAAGCGGCGGGCGCCCGGCTCGCCTTCCGCGCGCCGTTCTTCAAGGAATTCCTCGTGGAATTGCCCTGCCCGCCGGAGGACGTGATCCGCCTCGGGCTGCAGCGGGGCATCCTCGCCGGCCGCCGGGTGAGCCGCGAGTACCCGAACCTGGACCGGCACCTGCTCGTCGCCGTGACGGAGCAGCGCACGCGCGAGGAGATCGACGCGCTGGCCGGCTTGGTGGAGGAGGCGATTCGATGA
- the gcvH gene encoding glycine cleavage system protein GcvH: MEFPLDLKYTTEHEWVRVRDEVAVVGITEYAQSELGDVVFVELPEVGARVKKGAAFGVVESVKSVSDLFAPVSGEVVNVNRALADHPEKVNEDPYGDGWMIEIRMDDPTELDDLLDASAYAARVQ, encoded by the coding sequence CGCTTGACCTGAAGTACACCACCGAACACGAGTGGGTCCGCGTCCGGGACGAGGTCGCCGTCGTGGGCATCACCGAATACGCCCAGAGCGAGCTCGGTGACGTCGTCTTCGTGGAGCTGCCGGAAGTGGGCGCCCGTGTCAAGAAGGGCGCCGCGTTCGGCGTCGTGGAGAGCGTCAAGAGCGTGTCCGACCTCTTCGCTCCGGTGTCCGGAGAGGTGGTCAACGTGAACCGAGCGCTGGCCGACCACCCGGAGAAGGTGAACGAAGACCCGTACGGGGACGGTTGGATGATCGAGATCCGGATGGACGATCCGACCGAGCTCGACGACCTGCTCGATGCCTCCGCGTACGCAGCCAGGGTGCAGTGA